The bacterium genomic sequence GAGTTATTGGTAAGCAACATTACGGAATTAAGAAAAAAATCGGGTGTCACCCAGGAGGCACTCGCGGGAGCAGTTGGCGTAACACGTCAGACGATAATTGCAATTGAGCGTGGTAATTACTCCCCTTCTATATTACTTGCGCTCAAATTAGCAAAATTTTTCAAAAAGTCCGTTGAAGATATTTTTATTCTAAAACATGTATGAGAAATGAATCTCTGCAAGAAATCATGGTCGCACTAGCGCTTGGATTCCTTCTTTTGTTTTTTATTGATCCATTCATGCTTTTTATGCCGGATGTCGTGATGATGATAATCATGGGTGGATTGATTGTGGCATTCGGCATATTCGCCATGTTTGTATGGAAAGAACACCCCACGGACGAACGCGAATCGCTCCATAGCATGATTGCAGATAGGGTTGCATTCCTTGCAGGGGGTGGAGCATTGGTGGCAGGAATTATCATTCAAACACTTCGCCACAATGAAGCCCTTTGGCTTGTACTCGTGCTCGGAATAATGATCGCCGCAAAAATAGCAGGTCTCATGTGGGCACGAATGAAATTATGAGTTTTTATTATGTATCAGTTTATTAATTAATAGTTAGTCATATGAATACAAAAAATCAACATGGTTCAAAAAAACTTTTCGCGGGAGGATTTTCTCCCATCATCGTCGTGATAATTCTTGTAGCACTGGGGGGCGCAGCATTCTATTTCTCACAAAAGAATGTTGCAGAAAAACAAAATTCTGGGGATGTTGTTACTATAAAAAAGAGTGAGGTAGTGATAGACGATAGGATGATGGATGAGATGGGTACGTTGACATATAACTTTGCCACACAGAATAATTCTGGAGAGACAGGAACCGTTACCTTTTCTGAAGCTGGAGAAGATACCACGAAAGTAGTGCTTGCGCTTCTCGGCGCGCCGAAATATGTTTCGCAACCCGCGCATATCCATCTGGGAACATGTAAAACAATTGGAACAGTTTCGCATCCTTTGAAAAATGTCGTTAGTGGAAAATCCGAGACAATTCTCACTATGTCGTATAGTAATCTCTGGAAGGAAGTTCCTTTCTCGGTGAATGTGCACAAATCAGGGGCTGAAGCAAAAATTTATACTGCCTGTGCAGATATTTCCTCTGACCACGCGATGATGAAGGATACTGGGGCACGTGCCCCAAGCGGAGTCGAGGGGATGATGAATCCTTCGACAGGCTCTGGACAAGAAAAAATGATGACAAATTATATGGGAGCAGTTCTTGCAGGAAAGTCATCTCCACTCATCGATTTCAACAAGGGTGATTATGACGCGGCAATTAAAACAAATAAATTGGTAGTACTTTATTTCTATGCCAACTGGTGTCCGATATGTAAAGAAGAAACCGCAAATGCCCTCTTCCCCGCCTTCAATGAATTAACAACCGACAAGGTGGTTGGTTTTCGCATCAACTACAAAGATAGCGACACCGACAAGGATGAAGAAAATTTGGCACGAGAGTATGGTATCCCCTATCAGCACACGAAAGTATTTGTGAAGAACGGCAAGCAAATTTTGAAAGCGCCGGATGGATGGAATAAAGCGCGATATCTCACAGAAATAAACAAAGCACTGGCACAATAATATGGAATACGCCACTCAAACTAACAAAACTAACATGGCAGAAAAACCCAAACGCGACTGGAGTATTTTCTTCTCAAGCGTCTTCTTTGTGTTTGGCTTTTCGCTTGTATTTTCGCTTGTTGGAGTGCTCTTGCAAACCATACTTTCAAATGTTTCCTACACGGTCCAAGAATGGCTAGGCAGAATCGGCGGCATCATTATTATTTTATTCGGGTTTTTCTTACTCGGGTTATTCACGCCGGCGTTTTTGAAACGCGATCATAAAATTTCGATCAAGTACCAATTTCGCTCCCATTATCTGACATCATTCGCTTTTGGCGCAGCATTTGCCGTAGGCTGGACTCCGTGTGTTTCCGCGGCACTTGGCGCAATCTTGGCGCTTGCAACAACGGCGGCAGGAAGTGCGTTTTTACTCCTCTTCGCTTATACGCTCGGGATTGGAATTCCATTTCTTCTGGTCGGACTTTTTACCAATCAAGCCCAAGCGCTTATCAACCGCATGGGGAAAAAACTTCAATATTTCCAATATTTTTTTGGCGTTATGCTGATCGCCCTTGGCGTCCTTGTCTTTACGGGAACTCTCTCGCGCGTCGCAAATCTGGAGTTTCTTACCAATATTCTTCTATCTTTAAATTTGGTAACCTCTATTGGCGGCGGTATTAATTCGCTTACAATTGTTAACTTTGGTATTTCTTTCCTCGCCGGTGTGGGGTCATTTTTAAGTCCGTGCATCTTGCCTCTCATTCCCGGCTTTCTTTCCTACCTTGCTTCTACTGCAGTAAAAAAGGAATCTCTTGCATAACCTAAATACTATGAGTATTCAAAAATCGATCGTGGTGGTGATACTTGTGGCTACCGTTGTTGTGAGTATTTCGTATTTGAATTCTCAGAAAGTTTCGCGTGATTCAATTGGCGGAAAAGTAGAAGTAAAAACAGCTGCCAATGTAATAAATAAAGAGGAGAAGGATAGAAAATATCCGGTCGCAAAAGAAATCACGACACCTGATGGTTTCATCAACACACCGCAAGCCGCTGACGGATCTGCAAAACCGATCACCATCGGAGAATTTATCGGGAAAAAAGTCGTGCTCCTCGATATCTGGACCTATTCATGTATTAATTGCCAACGTACAACACCCTACCTCAATGCCTGGTATAAAAAATATGAGGATAACGGTCTTGTTATTATCGGGCTCCATACTCCGGAGTTTGAGTTTGAAAAAATTTACAAAAATGTCGCCGAAGCGACAAAAAGATTGGACATTAAATACCCGGTGGTACTTGATAACGACTATTCTACATGGGATGCGTATGACAACCGATTCTGGCCCCATAAATATCTCATTGATATTGACGGCTATATTGTGTACGACCATATCGGAGAAGGCGGATATGGAGAGGCCGAAAAAAGAATTCAGAAAGCCCTTCTTGAGCGTTCACAGAAACTTGGAATTGCTGAAGTGATTCCCCAAACGATTCTCAATAAAAATGAGGTGGACAGTACCACAGCGGGCAATGTGGGAAGTCCTGAAGTGTATTTTGGCTCTGGGAGAAATTCGCTTCTCGTAAACGGACTGTCCGGAAAAACGGGCTTACAAACATTTATTCGCCCCCAAAATTCGTCCCTCAATCATCTCAACCTTGTGGGAACATGGAATATCCAAGATGAATTCGCCGAAAACACGGAGAGCAACGCGCGCATCATATTCGGCTACAAAGCGCAATATATATACATGGTCGCCTCGGCTGAAAAAGAAGTGCGAGCAAAAATTCTCGTTGATGGAAAGGTTGTTGAAACACCGGGTAAAGATGTTGATGAAAATGGGTTTGTAGTAATACAAGGAGATCAGCTCTACACTCTCGTTGCAAACATAACTTCAGAGGAACACATACTCGAGATTATTATTGAGAACCCAGGGTTGCGAGCATTTACCTTTACGTTTGGATAGAATTGCAAAAAATCCTCGACATATCTCGGATATGCCTCGATATTTTTTCTTCGTCTCGCTCGAAATTTTAACGACTTAACGGAAGACTTTAATTTGGGGTGGTATAAATTATTGAAAAGTTGCTCATTGGCTCCGCGCTACGCCAAGTGTCGCAAGCTTCTCAATAAGTCCCTTCAATATTTTCATAAGTTCAAGTACCTGTTTCTGAAGTGAAGCCACGAGCACTTCACGGTCAGTGGATATTCCTCCACTGCCTCCCCCTTCTGCACCTTGTGCTGAGCTTGTCGAAGCATAGAGTTCATTTAACTTGGCACGGGTTCCGGGACCGGCAAGACCGTAGCCAGTGGTATCGGGAGCTCCTGTGGTAACAAGGTTGTATTTTTTCTGAAACTTTTTTACTGCCTGCGTGGTGAGCTGTCCATAGTAGCCGGTTGCCTCTCCGCTTAAACTGCCGTCGGCGATGAGCATCTCCTGAAGTTTTTTCACTTCATCACTTTGTTGTCCAATACCAAAGGGACCAGTGAGTCGCGAGTGGCTAATAATTTGTTGTGTGGTTGGTTGATTCGTCTGTTGGTTCGCCGGTTGAGAAGAAGCGCTGGGATATGCATTGCCTCCCGTTCCCGCGCTATTGGCTGTACCCGCGGATGATGTGGTGCTTCCCAAAGTATCACCCACTCCTCCATTACCACTTCCACCTCCACCACCCGATGAGGCACTGCTTCCACCGCCACCGCCTCCACCACCGCCGGTCGTACCCGCCGATGACGTGGTGCCTCCCGAGGTGCCACTCGATCCCAAACTGCCGGTTGCAACACCGCCAGTTGATGAGCCCGAAGAACCTGAAGTGGGTGGGGCTTGTGTGGTGAAGGAAATTTTGGACGGGTCAGAATAAATCCCTAGATCGTCCACGGTGTACACGGTGTAATAATAAGTGACACCTGCGGTTACGGATGCATCTCGATAGTATGTCGCAGACGGATCAGTGAGCGTGACAAGAAGTGAGGACGAGTCGGTATTAGTAGGGTATGTTAGCAAGGAGCGGTAGATTTCGATTCGAGCTACAAAATCATTTTTTGGAGCTTCCCAAGAGAGAGCCACTGATCCGTTGGATGCCTGAAGATTATTCACCGTGGAAGGCTTTCCTTTGGTGGTGGTGAATGTAACAAGAGATGACGTCGCAGTATTCCCCGAAGTATCTGCGGAGCTTACGCGATATGAGTAGGTAGTGCGAC encodes the following:
- a CDS encoding redoxin family protein; protein product: MSIQKSIVVVILVATVVVSISYLNSQKVSRDSIGGKVEVKTAANVINKEEKDRKYPVAKEITTPDGFINTPQAADGSAKPITIGEFIGKKVVLLDIWTYSCINCQRTTPYLNAWYKKYEDNGLVIIGLHTPEFEFEKIYKNVAEATKRLDIKYPVVLDNDYSTWDAYDNRFWPHKYLIDIDGYIVYDHIGEGGYGEAEKRIQKALLERSQKLGIAEVIPQTILNKNEVDSTTAGNVGSPEVYFGSGRNSLLVNGLSGKTGLQTFIRPQNSSLNHLNLVGTWNIQDEFAENTESNARIIFGYKAQYIYMVASAEKEVRAKILVDGKVVETPGKDVDENGFVVIQGDQLYTLVANITSEEHILEIIIENPGLRAFTFTFG
- a CDS encoding thioredoxin family protein, which translates into the protein MNTKNQHGSKKLFAGGFSPIIVVIILVALGGAAFYFSQKNVAEKQNSGDVVTIKKSEVVIDDRMMDEMGTLTYNFATQNNSGETGTVTFSEAGEDTTKVVLALLGAPKYVSQPAHIHLGTCKTIGTVSHPLKNVVSGKSETILTMSYSNLWKEVPFSVNVHKSGAEAKIYTACADISSDHAMMKDTGARAPSGVEGMMNPSTGSGQEKMMTNYMGAVLAGKSSPLIDFNKGDYDAAIKTNKLVVLYFYANWCPICKEETANALFPAFNELTTDKVVGFRINYKDSDTDKDEENLAREYGIPYQHTKVFVKNGKQILKAPDGWNKARYLTEINKALAQ
- a CDS encoding helix-turn-helix transcriptional regulator, with the protein product MVSNITELRKKSGVTQEALAGAVGVTRQTIIAIERGNYSPSILLALKLAKFFKKSVEDIFILKHV
- a CDS encoding cytochrome c biogenesis protein CcdA yields the protein MEYATQTNKTNMAEKPKRDWSIFFSSVFFVFGFSLVFSLVGVLLQTILSNVSYTVQEWLGRIGGIIIILFGFFLLGLFTPAFLKRDHKISIKYQFRSHYLTSFAFGAAFAVGWTPCVSAALGAILALATTAAGSAFLLLFAYTLGIGIPFLLVGLFTNQAQALINRMGKKLQYFQYFFGVMLIALGVLVFTGTLSRVANLEFLTNILLSLNLVTSIGGGINSLTIVNFGISFLAGVGSFLSPCILPLIPGFLSYLASTAVKKESLA